From Phragmites australis chromosome 5, lpPhrAust1.1, whole genome shotgun sequence, a single genomic window includes:
- the LOC133919210 gene encoding uncharacterized protein LOC133919210 yields MEAGYCNSKKTDGICEGVCDGEHGSKSVLSMSRLKCALRGFDLKALLIFLIGVPILIFVIYVHGQKVTYFLRPIWEKPPKPFTVLPHYYHENVSMANLCKLHGWKVRETPRRVFDAVLFSNELDILDIRWHELSPYVSEFVLLESNSTFTGIKKDLHFKESRQRFAFAESRLTYGMIGGRFVKGENPFVEESYQRVALDQLIKIAGITDDDLLIMSDVDEIPSGHTINLLRWCDDIPEILHLQLRNYLYSFQFFLDDKSWRASVHRYRAGKTRYAHFRQTDDLLADSGWHCSFCFRYINDFIFKMKAYSHVDRIRFKYFLNPKRIQHVICQGADLFDMLPEEYTFQEIIAKLGPIPSTYSAVHLPAYLLEQVDRYRYLLPGNCRRESG; encoded by the exons ATGGAGGCCGGCTACTGCAACAGCAAGAAGACAGACGGCATCTGCGAGGGCGTCTGCGACGGCGAG CATGGTTCAAAGTCAGTTCTGAGCATGTCAAGGCTGAAGTGCGCCCTGCGGGGTTTTGACTTGAAGGCTCTCTTGATCTTCTTGATTGGTGTGCCGATATTAATCTTCGTCATATACGTGCATGGCCAGAAGGTCACTTACTTCCTCCGACCGATCTGGGAAAAGCCCCCAAAGCCATTCACAGTACTTCCTCACTACTATCACGAGAATGTCTCCATGGCAAACCTCTGCAAGTTGCATGGATGGAAAGTTCGAGAGACTCCACGCCGTGTCTTTGATGCTGTGCTCTTCAGCAATGAGCTCGACATTCTTGATATCCGTTGGCATGAGCTTAGCCCGTATGTCTCAGAATTTGTTCTGCTCGAGTCCAACTCAACCTTCACTGGCATAAAGAAGGATCTTCACTTCAAGGAAAGCCGCCAACGGTTTGCATTTGCTGAGTCGCGGTTGACGTACGGTATGATAGGGGGAAGGTTCGTGAAGGGAGAGAACCCATTTGTTGAGGAGTCATATCAAAGGGTTGCTCTCGACCAGCTTATAAAGATTGCAGGCATCACAGATGATGACCTGTTGATCATGTCTGATGTTGATGAGATCCCAAGTGGACATACGATCAACCTCTTGAGATGGTGTGATGATATTCCCGAGATACTTCATCTCCAGCTCAGGAACTACCTCTACtcatttcaattttttcttgatGACAAGAGTTGGAGAGCTTCAGTACACAGATACCGGGCTGGAAAGACAAGGTATGCACATTTCCGGCAAACAGATGACCTTCTGGCTGATTCAGGGTGGCACTGCAGCTTTTGCTTTCGCTACATTAATGATTTTATCTTCAAGATGAAAGCTTACAGCCATGTTGATCGGATTAGATTCAAGTACTTCCTAAACCCGAAAAGAATTCAGCATGTAATATGCCAAGGGGCTGATCTTTTCGACATGCTTCCTGAAGAATACACATTccaagaaatcattgccaagcTGGGGCCTATTCCGAGTACATACTCTGCTGTTCATCTTCCTGCTTATCTGCTGGAGCAAGTGGATCGGTACAGATATCTTCTTCCTGGCAACTGCAGGAGAGAAAGTGGCTAG
- the LOC133919209 gene encoding NAC domain-containing protein 73-like, translating to MARSWLITGRGIAKKIRYATHCTNRQISELGAEARRECPNCKHDIDNSDVAIEWPGLPAGVKFDPSDLELLEHLEENIVLGGLEPHVFIDVFIATVENDEGICYSHPENLPGIKKDGSNAHFFHRVSNAYGCGQRKRRRVISCSDHAVFDEHVRWHKTGKSKAIYDNGVKKGWKKIMVLYKTSQRGAKPDRAHWVMHQYHLGEEEEEKDGELVVSKIFYQLPTKQMESSETETADEEPDAFASGIGPKTPKTNNPPPRRPNNSPCETEQNASILQDQDGGEPTIPIISLEDDAGNPAWCAGEQAVGKAAQAHPFFDESLLCGEDPASLNDETLLPLDYPILSQCRDDMLDTNLNAFYGLPDLQNVDLGTPPDLQLSDLLFGSQESLGSWLDRI from the exons ATGGCTAG GTCGTGGCTTATAACTGGTAGGGGAATTGCTAAGAAAATAAGATACGCAACTCATTGCACTAATCGCCAGATAAGTGAATTGGGTGCAGAAGCTCGGAGGGAATGCCCAAATTGCAAACATGACATTGATAACAGCGAT gTTGCCATAGAGTGGCCTGGGCTTCCTGCTGGTGTCAAGTTTGATCCATCTGATTTAGAATTGCTTGAACATTTAGAAGAAAATATTGTCCTGGGAGGTTTGGAGCCCCATGTGTTCATTGACGTGTTTATTGCAACTGTAGAGAACGATGAAGGAATCTGCTATTCACATCCTGAAAATCTTCCTG GCATAAAGAAAGATGGTAGCAATGCTCATTTTTTCCATAGAGTTTCAAATGCATATGGTTGTGGCCAGCGCAAGCGTAGAAGGGTCATCAGCTGTAGTGATCACGCTGTTTTTGATGAGCATGTGAGATGGCACAAGACAGGCAAATCCAAAGCCATATATGACAATGGTGTTAAGAAAGGTTGGAAGAAGATCATGGTTCTGTACAAAACTTCGCAAAGAGGTGCAAAACCTGATAGAGCTCACTGGGTGATGCATCAGTATCACcttggagaagaggaagaagaaaaggatggGGAGCTTGTTGTTTCCAAAATCTTTTACCAATTGCCGACAAAGCAAATGGAAAGTTCTGAAACAGAAACTGCTGATGAAGAACCTGATGCATTTGCTTCAGGGATTGGTCCAAAAACTCCAAAGACAAACAACCCGCCGCCACGTCGCCCTAATAATAGTCCATGTGAAACTGAGCAGAATGCTTCCATCCTGCAGGACCAG GATGGAGGAGAACCTACTATACCTATTATTAGCCTGGAGGATGACGCCGGGAACCCTGCATGGTGTGCTGGAGAACAAGCTGTTGGAAAGGCAGCTCAAGCGCATCCTTTCTTCGACGAATCTCTGCTTTGCGGCGAGGACCCGGCTTCCTTAAACGATGAAACATTGCTTCCCTTGGATTACCCCATTCTGTCCCAATGCAGGGATGATATGCTTGACACGAACCTGAATGCATTTTATGGATTACCTGATCTCCAGAATGTAGACCTTGGAACACCTCCAGATCTTCAGCTTTCT GACTTACTGTTCGGTTCTCAGGAAAGCCTTGGCAGCTGGCTGGATCGCATCTAG